ATCTTATTATCAGATGTCAGGGAATCGATCAATTTAATACATGTACCCATCCCTTTGTCTTCCTCGCCCAGTCTTTGCCTATTGGGGCAAATGGGGTAGGAAACTTCCTGTTTTAGAAGGCCGTAACTGAACACGAAGAAGCATCACAATAGATTTCCCAAATAGGAAGTTATATAGTGCTGTATATGCACGGTATTTGATTATGTACAGGCCCACACATTGATGATGTTAGTATTTTGATACTTCGTTAAACACACTCGAGAATGCTTGACATTTTAGTAGCCATACAGCTTGAAATCCTTGGGGCTCGTATTCGTGGAACTAACTTGAGTTTATACAGTGGGGTGCTACCGATTCGTCTATATGCAAGACAGCATTCACTGAAATTGTCTTAGACAGTTAGTATTCACAAATTGAGATATATAAATTTCAGAAATCACAGCTCTACTCTGCAGATTCAAAAAAGGGCTCAGCTGATGCGTTTCTAGGGTGTTgtaaaaaagaagatatCACGTGACTCTTCACCACAATCTCGAATTATCTCAAACTCTTTGTTATGCCTTTAACTTTTTAACATGCCCTCGACGGAGATTGACTTTACTCCAGCAAAGGATGCTCTTGACAACAGTGAGGTATTTGAAAGTGATGGACGTTGTATCGTATCATCTTCCcaaggtcttcttcttttggacATTCAAGGTGAGTTGAGTCtaccagaagaagaatatcCTGTCGCGACACCAACGGGCTGCGAATACATCAGCGTCGATAAGATCTACAAGGCAGTGAAATTTGGGTATTTAGAGTTCGATGAAATAAATAAGCTGAGAGTCACACTAATCATAGGCAAATCTCAAAGATTGCTCGGAAAAATTGAGGACCTTCCGAAACCTATGGGTGTTCTCAGAGTGCCGGTTTCCAAGCAGGACGAGCAGAATACTGAGTCGGTCGAAATTCTAGACGTGATATATAAGAAGCTTCTATTTGATATGCGTCCCCTACCTATAATGTGAGCTTTCAAAAGGCTTTTGTGCTTTTAAAATTTGGCGTCAAGGTTCGACCTGCTCGATGCCCGGGTCACTAAATTATCATAGATTTTCCTCAAATCAGAATCACTGAAACCAAGCACATCTTTCATATAGCTGACAACGCCTCCGTACTTTTCGTCAAGCAAGTCAATGGTAGCAAGCATTGCCTCATAtcttgagctcaagagGTTCTCCAAGCCATCTTTCTCTAAGGTCCATCCTTCACGGCCACGACTTACCAATGCCTCAAGatccttcaaattgatttttgcCTTAAACCTTTCGAGGCCATTTTGGAAAGCTTTGGCAATACGTGGGTGATCAGGTTTCAAGCCATGGGTCGTCAAATCATACTCCCTAGCTATGGTATGTTTGTCCACCCCAACGAATCTCAAAACCAACATTGCGAAGACACCTGTTCTGTCTTTACCTGCTGTGCAATGGTATACAAAAGGCTTTTCTGGATGATCACAAATGTGCCTAAACATCTTTTTAAAGGACTCGAAACCTTCCTCAAGCATGTTGTCATACAAGTTCACATACGTATCCCAGTGTGTGAGCAAGTTCGCAGTTTTGAGGGCTAACGCTTGAGGAGACGCATCTTCATTGGCGAACACAGGATTAAAAATAACGTCGATACCCTGatccttgagctcagcGACACCGTCTTTGTTACACTCCTGATTTGAGCGAAGGTCGTAAACAGTTTTAACATTCAATGCCCTAAGAGCTTCCTTTCCGATAGGTGTCACAAGATTGGTGTTTGCACAACGGAATATATAATTGGGACGAATCCAAACACTCCCATCTTGAGCGACTTGTCTGTAGCGTGGCTTCGTGATCTGCCATCCGCCAAGATCTCTAAAATTCGCAACTCCGTCAACCACTTTCCATCGAGGAATATAGTCGATTGCTTTGctcaaatgaaaaaatcTAGTCAGTTCCTCTTTAGGCTGGAGGAATCTGAGCACATAGGCAGCAGCTAGGTAgttgaaattgacgagTTTGTTTTTATTGAGTGGTAAACCAAGCGGGTTCCTCAATTCAgcatcatcctcatcttcgATCGGTTCGGTTCCGTAGAAGTTGTGGTCAGCTCCTGGAATCAACTGAAGTTCATGAGAGTATGGACCACGATTGAGATGATTAGCGTAATGTGCGCTGTCCACCTTTGGGATAATATCATCATCCATTCCGTAAACACTCAAAACCGCCCATTTTGGCGAGAGGTCTCTCAATTTCGTCAAGTCAGGTTTGGAAAGTTCATCAATCTCGTTTCTGGGAATCTTATATTTTTCCCATTTGCCGTAACGAAGACCTGTCTGATACAAATATTCCCAAGGGTCGTCTTGATCATTGGGGTACCTATCGTAAACGGTTTTTGACTCGAATCTGGAAGACATATTGACCAAATTTGGAACATAGATAGCCTTGCTTGGCTCtgatttcaagagctcaTCTTGTTGCATGGCCCAAAGGAACATAGCAACGCCACCTCTGGAATGAGCTACAATAGCagcaatttcaaaatcgATCCCCAAAGCATTTTTGGAACCATCAGTGAGGTACGAAGCTGAGGCTTGTATGTCAGCAACGTCCAGATCAAGAGTCCGACCCAATGTTTCGTCCTCATAGTCGTCAGAATCACCGCATCCTCTAAAGTCAATTCTGAACGAGTACATGCCTAATTCCGCTGCCAATTTGTGAGACAACAATTTTTGGTAGCAGTAATCACGGTGGCCTCCTTGGCCATgaagaatcaaaacaaCTCTCTTCGTAGGGGAAGCGAATTTGTACTTGTCGTCCCCATTCAAGTCAGCTGCATGTGGGACAGCCAAAGTTCCGGCGACACCACCAGGAATCTTGACTTTAATCTCCCTGGGTGGGATTTCAACGTCCTTGGTACTCAAATGGCCTCCTACAACCATTTTCAAATCAGAAGACCAGCTGGGATCGAAAAGAAACACGGTAGTAGGTTTGGTTGGCTCCTATATGTGTGCAGTATACGCTACATGTGAAGCTTGTAAAACTTCAGGGCAACTAATTTCGCTAGGCGCGGGTTCGTTAAAACGAAGCCGAGAGGCCGAGGGCAATCAGCGACCTTCCATTTGAGATGTTGGCGTATACATTATAAAAAATAGATGTTAAAGTGGCAATCAAGGATATTTCTGTTATTAAAGAGACGACCTAATCAGAATTTTGATTTGTGAATTAAAATGTAGACAAATGTCAATGGTTTGGGAAACTCTCATGACGAAGCTTTGTTTGTCCCACTTAGTAACAACAACCTTTCCTGTGTGGCTCAAAGTGGAGCTAAGTCCGAGCAAAATGACTGTCGCACCTTGGTTCTGTTGGGCAACCTAGATAAAGTGAGATTCTTCAGGGTCACTACTTACTTTAGCAACACAGGATTTCTTTAGGTCTTTCTTACTATTCAGGCTTCCTATGCTTCAAcgttgttgaaagaggGCTTACTAGCCAAGGAGGCCTATTatgaaatggctgcgaaaatgaaaaaaggTGTATTAGAGGATTTTACAAGCACTTCCTTAATACCACAAAATCGGCCATAAAGGCGGGCAGAAAAATGTAAGCAAAGAGATAGAAGAAAACGCGATGACGCGAAACCTAAGTCCGTCACCATCAGTGACGCTGTTGAGCCGATTATGCATAAAGATCGTTGATGTCACCAGCTATATCAGGAccagagaaaaaaaaaaaaaagtacaACAAACTAGAATCAATTAGAAGAAAAGTATCAAAAGAGAACTTAatctcaaaaagctttaGATTTAAAATTCTTAGAAGTAGTAGCAAGTAGCTGGCTCAGTAGTATCTCTTATGCAGAGACCTCACCGCTTGCGTATCGCGACTTCACTTATGAGCATCCTTCTCCATGTCCCGCTTGACCCCTGACAGAGATGCCTTCTCTAGATTGGGTGAAAGCCTCACTCAAAAGCACTCCGATGAGCTTTCAGCTCAGCTATCAGTTTTCCAGTCCGTGCTAGTTAATTTTGCTTTAGAACATGGGGAGAGTATTCAAACCAATAGTGAATTTCAGGCTAAGTTCACTCAGATATGCCATCTGATAGGTGTTGATCCTTTGGAATTacttttgatttctgagTCCaggctgaagaaaaagccaaattTGTATTGCGGGTTGGCTATCAGGATAGTGGAGATCTGCCAAGAAACTAGCGATATCAATGGCGGATTGATATCCATGAAAGAGCTAAGGTCCAGACTACAGCAGGAACTGAACGTGCCTCTTCAGGTATCTGAAAGTGATATTATGAAAGCCTTAACAACTCTCATTGACTTAGGGGAAGGTCTCGAGTTATTAACAATCAATAAAAAGAGGTGGATAAGACATTTTACCGCTGCCGGCAAGAATGGTATCTCTTCAGATCAGCAAAAGGTTTACGCCTTGTGTGAATTCATGGGTGGGTTCGTATCCTATAGGCTTCTACGTGATAATTACGGATGGGATAGTGTGCGTCTGAAAACCGTGATAGATGAAATGATCATGGAAGGTTTTTTGTGGATCGACTCTCAAGGTGAAGAGGGGTGGACATTTTGGGAACCCTCGTGGATCTCAAAGTAAGTCTCATTTTTCgagctttctctttttcttttcaagaaatttgaGGTTTTGATGTTCGACCGTCTCTCCTAAAGGTCGCTGGCTGAGAGGAGTATAGTTCTTAAATGCTCTCCCGACTCCATCCCCAAGATTAACATAATTGCTCTTCTGTGAAGGCAACTTTTTTGCGAAGACTTGATCCATCATCGACACAATTTGTGCTTTGAGTTGATAATCTAGCTTGAGACCATTGAACcttttgcattctttttgcaTCTTGATTTGTTGCAGTTCCCCAAAATTTGTGGCAGGCGATAGCCACTCCATCTCTGGGAAAACGCAGTCATATAACACAAGCGGAATATCGTGTGCCATTTCATACAATGGTCTACTAGGGTACTTTTCCACATTCAACAAATCCAGAACAATGGAAGGCTTCTCATGACCCTGGCCAACAAGGAAAAGAATCGCAACCATACAACGGACTTGATGCCAAAGGAACGCAGAGCCCTTCAAGTCAAATGCATAAAATTTTTCATTAACAG
This region of Candidozyma auris chromosome 6, complete sequence genomic DNA includes:
- a CDS encoding Ctf8 family protein, translating into MPSTEIDFTPAKDALDNSEVFESDGRCIVSSSQGLLLLDIQGELSLPEEEYPVATPTGCEYISVDKIYKAVKFGYLEFDEINKSRVTLIIGKSQRLLGKIEDLPKPMGVLRVPVSKQDEQNTESVEILDVIYKKLLFDMRPLPIM
- a CDS encoding alpha/beta hydrolase family protein is translated as MVVGGHLSTKDVEIPPREIKVKIPGGVAGTLAVPHAADLNGDDKYKFASPTKRVVLILHGQGGHRDYCYQKLLSHKLAAELGMYSFRIDFRGCGDSDDYEDETLGRTLDSDVADIQASASYLTDGSKNALGIDFEIAAIVAHSRGGVAMFLWAMQQDELLKSEPSKAIYVPNLVNMSSRFESKTVYDRYPNDQDDPWEYLYQTGLRYGKWEKYKIPRNEIDELSKPDLTKLRDLSPKWAVLSVYGMDDDIIPKVDSAHYANHLNRGPYSHELQLIPGADHNFYGTEPIEDEDDAELRNPLGLPLNKNKLVNFNYLAAAYVLRFLQPKEESTRFFHLSKAIDYIPRWKVVDGVANFRDLGGWQITKPRYRQVAQDGSVWIRPNYIFRCANTNLVTPIGKEALRALNVKTVYDLRSNQECNKDGVAELKDQGIDVIFNPVFANEDASPQALALKTANLLTHWDTYVNLYDNMLEEGFESFKKMFRHICDHPEKPFVYHCTAGKDRTGVFAMLVLRFVGVDKHTIAREYDLTTHGLKPDHPRIAKAFQNGLERFKAKINLKDLEALVSRGREGWTLEKDGLENLLSSRYEAMLATIDLLDEKYGGVVSYMKDVLGFSDSDLRKIYDNLVTRASSRSNLDAKF
- a CDS encoding ESCRT-II subunit protein SNF8, which produces MSRLTPDRDAFSRLGESLTQKHSDELSAQLSVFQSVLVNFALEHGESIQTNSEFQAKFTQICHSIGVDPLELLLISESRSKKKPNLYCGLAIRIVEICQETSDINGGLISMKELRSRLQQESNVPLQVSESDIMKALTTLIDLGEGLELLTINKKRWIRHFTAAGKNGISSDQQKVYALCEFMGGFVSYRLLRDNYGWDSVRSKTVIDEMIMEGFLWIDSQGEEGWTFWEPSWISK